Proteins from one Armatimonadota bacterium genomic window:
- a CDS encoding SDR family oxidoreductase: MRSSGGLAGKVSVVSGTAHGIGAAIAEALARAGAKVWACDVLEEPLEETVRRCRDAGSVAVGRFVDVSRPDAVRALVTEITAQDGGADILVHSAGGVLGQVAQPVEEVSEDDWRAIVAVNLEAAFLLVRELAPGMKARGWGRIVTISSGAGRSYSQTGIQAYASAKAGLIGFTRQIARELGQFGITANSVAPGFVLSNPSSQRQWDALGAEGQKAFFNALAIKRLGTPEEIAHAVLFFASEGAGYVTGQTLSVDGGRWMLG, from the coding sequence ATGCGTAGCAGCGGCGGGCTGGCGGGCAAGGTCTCGGTGGTGAGCGGGACGGCGCACGGCATAGGCGCGGCGATCGCCGAAGCGCTGGCGCGGGCCGGTGCCAAGGTGTGGGCGTGCGACGTCCTGGAGGAGCCGCTTGAAGAGACCGTGCGCCGGTGTCGCGATGCGGGCAGCGTTGCCGTCGGCCGGTTTGTTGATGTCAGCCGGCCGGACGCGGTGCGCGCCCTTGTCACCGAGATCACCGCGCAAGACGGCGGCGCAGACATTCTGGTGCACTCCGCCGGGGGCGTGCTCGGGCAGGTGGCGCAACCGGTGGAAGAGGTCTCGGAAGACGACTGGCGCGCGATCGTCGCGGTCAACCTGGAGGCCGCGTTCCTGCTGGTGCGCGAGTTGGCCCCGGGGATGAAGGCGCGGGGATGGGGGCGGATAGTCACCATCTCCTCAGGAGCGGGCCGGAGCTACAGCCAGACCGGGATCCAGGCCTACGCCAGCGCCAAGGCCGGCCTGATCGGATTCACCCGGCAGATCGCCCGCGAGCTGGGACAGTTCGGTATCACCGCGAACTCGGTGGCCCCGGGGTTCGTGCTCTCGAACCCTTCCTCCCAGCGCCAGTGGGACGCGCTGGGCGCGGAGGGGCAGAAGGCGTTCTTCAATGCCCTGGCGATCAAGCGCCTGGGCACGCCGGAGGAGATCGCGCACGCCGTGCTCTTCTTCGCCTCGGAGGGAGCAGGATACGTAACTGGACAGACGCTGAGCGTGGACGGTGGACGTTGGATGTTGGGCTAG
- a CDS encoding ketopantoate reductase family protein, with translation MSSDHITIVGAGAIGGTIGAYLVRAGHGVTFVDAVEEHVRAINDRGLTIEGSGETFTVRAPAVTPQEIRDPLGTVFLAVKTMHTDPATAQLAPYLAANGVVVSMQNGFNEERIAAIVGRERTIGAFVNFGADYLEPGRILYGGSGALYVGELDGSESGRLGRLVKVLLDFMPNAQATSNIWGYLWGKHAYGAMLKTTALVDAPIADVLSDSTARPVLGNVAAEVLAVAAAEGVRPEGFDGFDPPAFAFPPRRDAGRVEASLDALVAFNRKSLKAKSGIWRDLAVRKRKTEVESMVSELRARALRHGLPIPLVEALGGMILEIESGARQMSWDNIAALAAISARAYGSEGVHA, from the coding sequence ATGTCGTCTGACCACATCACCATCGTTGGGGCCGGCGCGATAGGGGGAACGATCGGCGCCTACCTGGTGCGTGCCGGCCACGGGGTGACGTTTGTGGACGCCGTCGAGGAGCACGTGCGCGCGATCAACGACCGCGGATTGACCATCGAGGGCAGCGGCGAGACGTTCACCGTGAGGGCGCCGGCTGTGACTCCGCAGGAGATCCGCGACCCGTTGGGCACGGTGTTCCTGGCAGTGAAGACCATGCACACCGACCCGGCCACGGCGCAGCTGGCCCCCTACCTGGCAGCGAACGGTGTGGTTGTCTCGATGCAGAACGGCTTCAACGAGGAACGGATCGCGGCGATCGTCGGACGTGAGAGGACGATCGGGGCCTTCGTGAACTTCGGCGCCGACTACCTCGAGCCGGGCCGCATCCTGTACGGCGGTTCGGGCGCACTCTATGTCGGCGAGCTCGACGGCTCCGAGAGCGGCCGCCTGGGGCGATTGGTCAAGGTCCTGCTTGACTTCATGCCAAACGCTCAGGCCACTTCCAACATCTGGGGTTATCTGTGGGGCAAGCATGCCTACGGAGCGATGCTGAAGACCACGGCGCTCGTGGACGCTCCGATCGCGGACGTGCTTTCCGATTCCACCGCGCGGCCGGTCCTTGGCAACGTGGCCGCCGAGGTCCTGGCAGTGGCCGCGGCCGAAGGCGTGCGGCCGGAAGGCTTCGACGGGTTCGACCCGCCGGCCTTTGCCTTTCCCCCGCGGCGTGATGCCGGCAGAGTCGAGGCCAGCCTCGATGCCCTGGTGGCGTTCAACAGGAAGTCGTTGAAGGCGAAGAGCGGCATCTGGCGCGACCTGGCGGTCCGCAAACGCAAGACCGAGGTGGAATCAATGGTGAGCGAGCTGCGCGCCCGCGCGCTCCGGCACGGTCTGCCGATCCCCCTGGTGGAGGCGTTGGGCGGGATGATCCTTGAGATCGAATCCGGCGCGCGCCAGATGTCGTGGGACAACATCGCGGCCCTGGCTGCGATCAGCGCGCGGGCCTACGGATCGGAGGGCGTCCATGCGTAG
- a CDS encoding MBL fold metallo-hydrolase, whose protein sequence is MRFYGHAMFGLTAGGTTIVIDPFNDDVGYPRPDVEPDAVVTSHEHSDHGSVELIRGRPRVLRGLADEGRTWAALDARVGPVHITGVPTYHDTEQGRARGKNAVAVIEVEGLRIAHLGDLGHVLTPQQVSAIGQVDVLMIPVGGHFTIGPAQADQVIAQLKPRVVIPMHYKTAVNDSWPIRRLDDFLQGKADVKRVGATVTITHAALPVEQEVWVLA, encoded by the coding sequence ATTCGTTTCTACGGGCACGCGATGTTTGGCCTGACCGCCGGGGGCACCACAATCGTCATTGACCCGTTCAACGACGACGTCGGCTATCCCAGGCCGGACGTGGAGCCGGACGCCGTTGTCACCAGTCACGAGCACTCCGACCATGGCAGCGTTGAACTGATCCGGGGTCGCCCCAGGGTACTCCGCGGCCTGGCCGATGAGGGTAGGACCTGGGCCGCGCTCGACGCGCGCGTCGGGCCGGTGCACATTACCGGGGTGCCCACCTACCACGATACCGAGCAGGGACGCGCGCGCGGAAAGAATGCGGTCGCAGTCATTGAGGTGGAGGGTCTGCGCATTGCGCACCTGGGTGACCTGGGGCATGTGCTGACACCACAGCAGGTGAGCGCGATCGGCCAGGTGGACGTCCTGATGATTCCGGTCGGCGGGCACTTCACGATCGGTCCTGCTCAGGCCGACCAGGTCATCGCCCAACTGAAGCCGCGCGTGGTAATCCCGATGCACTACAAAACCGCGGTCAATGATTCGTGGCCTATCCGTAGGCTCGACGACTTCCTCCAGGGCAAGGCAGATGTGAAGCGGGTGGGCGCGACCGTGACCATCACGCACGCAGCGCTTCCGGTGGAGCAGGAGGTCTGGGTTCTCGCATAG
- a CDS encoding sulfide/dihydroorotate dehydrogenase-like FAD/NAD-binding protein, producing the protein MDDTLESRFPILGKWTLAPSIARFRIRAPFVARKHKAGNFVIVRLDETGERIPLTVVESDPIEGSITLIVQAVGKTTKALCAMQVGEALSDVVGPLGNPTPVERHGAVACVGGGVGTAELFPIACALRDAGNTVHAIVGARTRDLIVLEQEMRECSATLAVTTDDGSYGRKGLVTDALTSLLDEHPEIAVVYAIGPLVMMRAVADLAAKRGVKTIVSLNTIMIDGTGMCGGCRVTIDGKTKFACVDGPEFEAAGVDFDELIARNRSYLDMERIADERCSCKLAAASGERSR; encoded by the coding sequence ATGGATGATACCCTGGAAAGCCGCTTCCCGATTCTAGGCAAGTGGACGCTGGCACCTTCGATAGCGAGGTTTCGCATCCGGGCGCCCTTTGTCGCCCGCAAGCACAAGGCCGGCAACTTCGTGATCGTCCGCCTTGATGAGACCGGCGAACGCATTCCCCTTACGGTTGTGGAGTCCGACCCCATCGAGGGGTCCATTACCCTGATCGTTCAGGCGGTCGGGAAGACGACTAAGGCGCTGTGCGCCATGCAGGTCGGAGAGGCGCTGAGTGACGTCGTCGGCCCGCTGGGTAACCCCACGCCGGTCGAACGCCACGGCGCGGTCGCCTGCGTGGGCGGAGGGGTGGGCACCGCCGAGCTCTTCCCAATCGCGTGCGCCCTGCGCGACGCGGGGAACACCGTGCACGCGATCGTCGGCGCGCGGACGCGGGATCTTATTGTCCTCGAGCAGGAGATGCGTGAGTGCTCGGCCACCCTGGCCGTCACCACGGACGACGGCTCCTACGGCCGCAAGGGGCTCGTCACGGACGCCCTTACGTCACTCCTGGACGAGCACCCGGAAATAGCGGTCGTCTACGCCATCGGCCCGCTGGTCATGATGAGGGCCGTCGCCGACCTTGCGGCGAAGCGCGGAGTCAAGACCATCGTCAGCCTGAACACGATCATGATTGACGGGACCGGCATGTGCGGCGGCTGTCGCGTGACGATTGACGGCAAGACGAAGTTCGCGTGCGTGGACGGCCCCGAGTTCGAAGCCGCCGGCGTGGACTTCGACGAACTGATCGCTCGAAACCGATCCTACCTGGACATGGAGCGGATTGCCGACGAACGGTGCTCCTGCAAGCTCGCAGCCGCCTCCGGCGAGCGCTCGCGATGA
- the gltA gene encoding NADPH-dependent glutamate synthase, with protein MKGANPLKPAERLKIPRQRPAEQSPEERRGNFLEVCLGIDETAALLEASRCLECKDPVCVKGCPVSIDIRGFVDLVVQRDYAGAINKIREANYLPGICGRVCPQESQCEQLCVLGKKYTPLAIGKLERFAADYELQHNLFTDPPMPDLREEKVAIVGSGPSGLTCAAELARMGYRVTIFEALHAPGGVLRYGIPEFRLPRDILDLEIDRVRSLGVEIVTNFVVGRTATIDELMGEWGFKAVYLATGAGTPYFMGIPGESLVGVYSANEFLSRVNLMKAYRFPEYDTPVRVGRQAAVIGGGNTAMDAVRTALRLGAEDAYLIYRRSRDEMPARVEEVHHAEEEGVQFMLLTTPTRILGDANNCVCGIECQRMELGEPDASGRRRPIPVPGSEFIVPVQTVVMAIGQMPNPIIQSTTPGLKTSSRGTVVAGEDQATSRPGVFAGGDLARGGATVILAMRDGKQAAAAIDRYLHPAPETPAQTA; from the coding sequence ATGAAGGGCGCCAATCCCCTCAAGCCCGCGGAGCGACTGAAGATCCCGCGCCAGCGCCCGGCAGAGCAGTCGCCGGAAGAGCGCCGCGGCAACTTCCTCGAGGTGTGCCTGGGGATTGACGAGACCGCCGCGCTCCTCGAGGCCTCGCGGTGCCTGGAGTGCAAGGATCCCGTCTGCGTCAAGGGTTGCCCGGTTAGCATTGACATCCGGGGATTCGTTGACCTGGTGGTGCAACGAGACTACGCCGGCGCGATCAACAAGATCCGCGAAGCCAACTACCTGCCGGGGATCTGCGGACGGGTTTGTCCGCAGGAGTCACAGTGCGAGCAGCTCTGCGTGCTCGGGAAGAAGTACACGCCGTTGGCGATTGGGAAACTGGAGCGGTTCGCCGCCGATTACGAGCTCCAGCACAACCTCTTTACCGATCCCCCGATGCCGGACCTGCGCGAGGAGAAGGTGGCGATAGTCGGCTCGGGTCCTTCGGGCCTGACCTGCGCCGCCGAGCTCGCCAGGATGGGCTACCGCGTAACGATCTTCGAGGCACTGCACGCGCCCGGCGGCGTGCTCAGGTACGGGATCCCCGAGTTCCGCCTTCCGCGCGACATCCTGGATCTGGAGATCGATCGCGTGCGGTCGCTCGGGGTGGAGATCGTCACGAACTTCGTCGTGGGCAGAACGGCCACGATTGACGAGTTGATGGGCGAGTGGGGCTTCAAGGCCGTATACCTTGCCACTGGCGCCGGAACGCCATACTTCATGGGCATCCCGGGCGAGAGCCTGGTCGGCGTCTATTCGGCCAACGAGTTCCTCTCCCGCGTGAACCTCATGAAGGCGTACCGTTTCCCAGAGTACGACACGCCGGTGAGGGTTGGCAGGCAGGCAGCGGTGATCGGAGGAGGGAACACGGCCATGGACGCTGTCCGCACGGCCCTCCGGTTGGGCGCCGAAGACGCCTACCTCATCTACCGCCGGTCGCGCGACGAGATGCCGGCGCGCGTGGAAGAGGTCCATCACGCCGAGGAAGAAGGCGTGCAGTTCATGCTGCTGACCACCCCGACCCGCATCCTGGGCGATGCGAACAACTGCGTGTGCGGCATCGAATGCCAGCGGATGGAGCTTGGCGAGCCGGACGCCTCAGGACGCCGCAGGCCGATTCCCGTTCCAGGGTCGGAGTTCATCGTGCCGGTGCAGACGGTCGTAATGGCAATCGGCCAGATGCCCAATCCGATCATTCAGTCCACCACGCCCGGATTGAAGACAAGCTCTCGGGGAACCGTGGTCGCAGGCGAGGACCAGGCGACCAGCCGGCCCGGCGTGTTTGCCGGAGGCGATCTGGCGCGGGGCGGCGCGACCGTGATTCTGGCCATGCGCGACGGCAAGCAGGCAGCCGCCGCGATCGATCGGTATCTGCACCCGGCCCCCGAGACCCCGGCGCAGACAGCTTAG
- a CDS encoding leucyl aminopeptidase has protein sequence MTVRVTVADPTAHRCDVLALGVFGGPARLEGIAAKVDHALGGLLARVLHEEQFTAEAGKVVFVHTHGRLPAGRLAVVGLGDRDAFTVDRLRLAAASVARATSGRRLTRLAFPPFQHRNWEPTAVAAARTEGALLGTYAFSKYRKEKGHTVHLELLAANRAEAAAVEAGRRRGQVVADAVNFARDLVNEPANILTPDALAAQARRAARGTKLKVQVWGPSDLKKRGMEMIMAVGGASAHTPRLILLEYAPTRPKRTVALAGKGVTFDSGGLDLKPAESMATMKGDMAGAAAVLAVMRALPLLAPQVRVTAAIAAVENAVGSRAIRPGDVFRGLNGTTVEITNTDAEGRLILADAVAHLAAGEPSEIVDLATLTGAASIALGPYAAALMGTDQALMDRLMAAASRAGERLVQLPLYEEYRQAMRSDVADIKNSGTRPGGAQKGAIFIREFAGRIPWAHLDIAPVAYLDKEEGTTATQPKGASGYGVRTLLEYLTARE, from the coding sequence GTGACCGTCCGCGTGACCGTTGCCGATCCTACAGCGCACCGCTGTGATGTGCTGGCCCTGGGGGTGTTTGGCGGGCCTGCGCGGCTCGAGGGCATCGCCGCAAAGGTGGACCACGCGCTCGGCGGCCTGCTGGCCCGCGTGCTCCACGAAGAGCAGTTCACCGCAGAGGCCGGCAAGGTGGTGTTCGTCCACACACACGGCCGTCTTCCGGCCGGACGCCTGGCAGTGGTGGGGCTGGGCGATCGTGACGCCTTCACGGTGGACCGGCTGCGGCTGGCCGCCGCGTCGGTGGCCCGGGCCACTTCCGGGCGCCGCCTGACGCGCCTGGCCTTTCCGCCCTTCCAGCACCGGAACTGGGAGCCGACCGCGGTCGCGGCTGCGCGGACCGAGGGCGCGCTGCTGGGAACCTACGCGTTCTCCAAGTACCGCAAGGAGAAGGGCCACACCGTCCACCTGGAGTTGCTGGCCGCCAACCGCGCAGAGGCCGCCGCGGTGGAAGCCGGGCGCCGGCGGGGACAGGTGGTGGCCGACGCGGTCAACTTCGCCCGCGACCTGGTCAACGAGCCCGCCAACATCCTCACCCCGGACGCGCTTGCAGCGCAGGCCCGCCGCGCCGCGAGGGGCACGAAGCTCAAGGTCCAGGTGTGGGGACCTTCGGATCTCAAGAAGCGGGGGATGGAGATGATAATGGCGGTGGGCGGGGCCAGCGCGCACACGCCTCGCTTGATCCTGCTGGAGTATGCCCCGACTAGGCCCAAGCGCACGGTGGCGCTGGCCGGCAAGGGCGTGACGTTTGACTCCGGCGGCCTCGATCTCAAGCCCGCCGAGAGCATGGCCACCATGAAGGGCGACATGGCCGGCGCCGCGGCCGTGCTCGCGGTCATGCGCGCCCTGCCCTTGCTCGCGCCGCAGGTGCGCGTAACCGCCGCGATCGCGGCCGTCGAGAACGCCGTCGGCAGCCGGGCGATTCGGCCGGGTGACGTCTTCCGAGGGCTCAACGGCACGACCGTCGAGATTACAAACACCGACGCCGAGGGCCGGCTGATCCTGGCCGACGCCGTGGCGCACCTGGCCGCGGGCGAACCGAGCGAGATCGTTGACCTGGCTACCCTCACCGGCGCGGCCAGCATTGCCCTGGGCCCGTACGCCGCTGCCCTGATGGGGACAGACCAGGCACTGATGGACCGCCTGATGGCGGCGGCCAGCAGGGCAGGAGAGCGGCTGGTCCAGCTGCCGCTCTACGAGGAGTATCGCCAGGCCATGCGCAGCGACGTGGCGGACATCAAGAACTCCGGCACCCGTCCGGGGGGCGCGCAGAAGGGCGCCATCTTCATCCGGGAGTTTGCAGGTCGCATACCCTGGGCCCACTTGGACATCGCGCCCGTGGCATACCTGGACAAGGAAGAGGGCACGACCGCCACCCAGCCCAAGGGTGCCTCGGGATACGGCGTCCGGACGCTGTTGGAGTATCTAACCGCGCGGGAATAG
- a CDS encoding ornithine cyclodeaminase family protein translates to MGVQVAPQRYQPLAVGFNVIEQMFGHRIPPTPMVRPDRGKPFATTDGRTRGLFPPLEEGLPGLGNLTGTTVLSGLTRPPGDEMALLLRESDVGLLLTMDDVIAAVEAGFRFLGDGTGSNRPRSRSVTPSGTLHVMHASAPALGVTGVKSYASTPAGSRFIAVLYRFEDGEPVLIAEADRLGQMRTGAASGVATRYLARAGGGTLGIIGSGWQARSQVAAVSRVRPVALVKVYSRSEGRREAFAAEVTAELGVEVVAVASAQEAAEGSEIVVTATSAKEPVLMGAWLRPGVHVNAIGSNAAARQELDAEAVRRSDLIAVDSLEQARIECGDLITPAAAGEVVWERVTELGSIVTGASPGRSRQEQITLFESQGIAMEDVVTLELLYRRAVEAGVGEEIPLSTIRSRPDR, encoded by the coding sequence ATGGGCGTGCAGGTCGCGCCGCAGCGTTACCAGCCCCTCGCGGTGGGCTTCAATGTTATCGAACAAATGTTCGGTCATCGCATACCTCCCACACCCATGGTTCGCCCAGACCGCGGGAAGCCCTTCGCCACCACCGACGGCCGCACCCGCGGATTGTTCCCGCCTCTGGAGGAAGGCCTGCCTGGGCTGGGGAACCTCACAGGAACGACGGTGCTTTCCGGCCTCACCAGGCCGCCGGGAGATGAGATGGCGCTGCTGCTCCGCGAAAGTGATGTGGGCCTGCTTCTCACCATGGACGATGTGATCGCCGCCGTCGAGGCCGGGTTTCGCTTCCTGGGAGATGGCACGGGCTCCAACCGCCCCCGCAGCAGGTCGGTGACGCCTTCGGGCACGCTGCACGTGATGCACGCGTCCGCGCCCGCCCTTGGCGTCACGGGCGTCAAGTCCTACGCCTCCACTCCGGCCGGATCGCGGTTCATCGCGGTGCTCTACAGGTTCGAGGACGGCGAGCCCGTGCTGATCGCTGAGGCCGACCGCCTGGGACAGATGCGGACCGGCGCGGCGAGCGGGGTAGCGACCAGGTACCTGGCCCGCGCCGGCGGTGGCACGCTCGGTATCATCGGAAGCGGGTGGCAGGCCCGCAGTCAGGTAGCGGCCGTGTCGCGTGTCCGGCCGGTGGCGCTGGTGAAAGTGTACAGCCGGTCGGAGGGGCGGCGGGAGGCGTTTGCGGCTGAAGTGACGGCGGAGCTGGGAGTCGAGGTAGTGGCCGTCGCGAGCGCGCAGGAAGCGGCGGAGGGCTCGGAGATAGTCGTTACAGCCACGTCCGCGAAGGAGCCGGTGCTCATGGGGGCCTGGCTGCGGCCCGGCGTTCACGTCAACGCCATCGGCTCCAACGCGGCGGCGCGACAGGAACTGGACGCGGAGGCCGTCCGCCGCAGCGATCTGATAGCCGTGGACTCCCTGGAGCAGGCGCGCATCGAGTGCGGCGATCTCATCACCCCTGCCGCGGCCGGGGAGGTGGTCTGGGAAAGGGTGACCGAGCTGGGAAGCATAGTGACCGGGGCCAGCCCCGGGAGGAGCCGGCAGGAACAGATTACGCTCTTCGAGTCCCAGGGCATTGCCATGGAAGACGTTGTGACGCTTGAGCTGCTGTACCGCCGGGCCGTCGAGGCCGGGGTGGGTGAGGAGATACCCCTCTCGACCATTCGGTCCAGGCCAGACCGCTAG
- a CDS encoding amidohydrolase, with amino-acid sequence MTEHLFDNIEAHREGLVTLRRDLHAHPELAFQEERTAGIVEARLRAAGLEVRTGLAQTGVVGILRGGMPGRTVLVRADMDGLPIQEASEVPYRSRIPGCMHACGHDGHTAIAVILAEILSGRRAEMAGTLVFAFQPAEEITSGALPMIEAGVMDAPPVDAVVGLHLWNDLPVGTVALSPGPVFGSVDEIMISVEGRGGHGAIPHQAVDPIVAAAHAVTALQTIVSRETAPLDAVVVTVGTIHAGTAFNIIPDRVEMRGTVRAFTGEIRERTLRRVEEMVAAVARAVRCEATVTSRFGCPPAVNDPAVTAIVREVAATVVAGEHVVDLRPTTGSDDVAYFLQRAPGCYFAVGSHNRDRGLDAAHHNPRFDFDEEALVIGAKVLGGAALRLLE; translated from the coding sequence ATGACCGAACATTTGTTCGATAACATTGAAGCCCACCGCGAGGGGCTGGTAACGCTGCGGCGCGACCTGCACGCCCATCCTGAGCTGGCCTTCCAGGAGGAAAGAACCGCAGGGATCGTGGAAGCCCGGCTGCGGGCCGCCGGACTGGAGGTCCGAACCGGGCTGGCCCAAACCGGCGTAGTCGGAATCCTGCGTGGGGGCATGCCCGGGCGCACCGTTCTCGTCCGCGCGGACATGGACGGCCTGCCCATTCAGGAGGCGAGCGAGGTGCCGTACCGGAGCCGGATCCCGGGCTGCATGCACGCCTGCGGGCACGACGGCCATACCGCGATCGCGGTGATCCTGGCTGAGATCCTGTCCGGGCGCCGGGCTGAGATGGCAGGCACGCTGGTCTTCGCCTTCCAGCCCGCAGAGGAGATCACCTCGGGCGCGTTGCCGATGATCGAGGCGGGTGTGATGGACGCCCCGCCAGTGGACGCAGTCGTGGGGCTCCACCTATGGAACGACCTCCCGGTCGGGACCGTGGCATTGAGTCCAGGCCCGGTCTTCGGTTCGGTGGACGAGATCATGATCTCCGTCGAGGGTCGGGGCGGGCACGGCGCCATTCCCCACCAGGCGGTTGATCCGATTGTGGCCGCCGCCCACGCGGTCACCGCCCTCCAGACCATAGTCAGCCGCGAGACGGCCCCACTCGACGCGGTCGTGGTGACCGTCGGCACGATCCACGCCGGCACGGCGTTCAACATCATTCCCGATCGCGTGGAGATGCGCGGGACGGTCAGGGCGTTCACCGGGGAGATCCGCGAGCGCACTCTGCGTCGCGTCGAGGAGATGGTGGCTGCGGTGGCCAGGGCGGTTCGCTGCGAGGCCACGGTGACCAGCCGGTTTGGGTGCCCGCCGGCGGTCAACGACCCGGCGGTCACCGCCATCGTACGGGAGGTGGCCGCAACGGTCGTCGCCGGCGAGCACGTCGTGGACCTGAGACCAACGACCGGCAGCGACGACGTCGCCTACTTCCTCCAGCGCGCCCCTGGATGCTACTTCGCGGTCGGGTCCCACAACCGCGATCGCGGCCTGGATGCCGCGCACCATAATCCCCGGTTCGACTTCGACGAGGAGGCGCTGGTCATCGGCGCGAAGGTCCTGGGTGGAGCGGCATTGAGGCTGCTCGAGTAG
- a CDS encoding dipeptidase encodes MDQAVAYAREQDGRFLSELIEFLRIPSVSTAPERATDVARAAAWIAGHLERIGLRSRVEPTDLHPIVRADWLGAPGRPTVLCYGHFDVQPPDPLGLWNSPPFEPTVEQGSLYARGASDDKGQLFTHVKAVEAILRTVGSLPVNVKFLLEGEEEIGSPSLAAYVPRHRRSLTADAALVSDGALFAPGLPTLTTGLRGMLYTEIEVKGAGADLHSGQYGGAAPNAVGALVQILATLKDRRGRIRISGYYGRVRPPEEAERSAWARLPFDEAAFCNEIGTAVAPGEEGYPILERLWARPTLDVHGIAGGFTGTGMKTVIPSCATAKVSMRLVPDQNPERVFKQLERFVRRHAPPGVRVDVRHLASSPPVLVSSDAPPVRAAARSLEAVFGVPPVYVRSGGSIPAVSAFDRTLKAPAVLMGFGLPDDNLHAPNEKFALVNFRQGIEATIRFFHEFGG; translated from the coding sequence ATGGATCAGGCAGTCGCCTATGCCCGCGAGCAAGACGGCCGCTTTCTTTCCGAGCTGATCGAGTTCCTTCGGATTCCCAGCGTAAGCACCGCGCCCGAGAGGGCCACGGACGTCGCACGAGCCGCGGCGTGGATCGCCGGGCACCTGGAGCGGATCGGACTTCGCAGCCGCGTCGAGCCCACCGATCTACACCCCATCGTGCGGGCCGACTGGCTGGGCGCACCCGGCCGGCCTACGGTTCTGTGCTACGGCCACTTCGACGTGCAGCCGCCTGATCCGTTGGGCCTCTGGAACTCCCCGCCGTTTGAGCCCACGGTCGAGCAGGGGTCGCTCTACGCGCGCGGCGCGTCCGACGACAAGGGGCAGTTGTTCACGCACGTCAAGGCCGTGGAGGCGATCCTGCGCACCGTGGGCTCGCTCCCGGTCAACGTGAAGTTCTTGCTGGAGGGCGAGGAGGAGATCGGCAGCCCGTCCCTTGCGGCCTATGTTCCGCGTCACCGTAGATCCCTGACCGCCGACGCCGCCCTGGTCAGCGACGGCGCGCTGTTCGCGCCGGGGTTGCCCACGCTTACCACCGGGCTGCGCGGAATGCTCTACACCGAGATCGAGGTCAAAGGGGCCGGCGCCGACCTCCACTCAGGCCAGTACGGAGGCGCGGCGCCCAACGCCGTCGGAGCGCTAGTGCAGATCCTGGCCACGCTGAAGGACCGGCGGGGTCGCATCCGGATTTCCGGATACTATGGCAGGGTCCGGCCGCCGGAAGAAGCCGAGCGGTCTGCCTGGGCGCGGCTTCCATTCGACGAGGCCGCGTTCTGCAACGAGATCGGAACGGCCGTGGCCCCGGGCGAGGAGGGCTACCCCATTCTGGAGCGTCTGTGGGCCCGCCCGACGCTTGACGTGCACGGCATCGCCGGCGGGTTCACCGGAACCGGCATGAAGACGGTGATCCCGTCCTGCGCAACGGCCAAGGTGAGCATGCGTTTGGTTCCGGACCAGAACCCGGAGCGAGTCTTCAAGCAGCTGGAGAGGTTCGTGCGCCGTCACGCGCCGCCCGGGGTGCGCGTGGACGTGCGTCATCTCGCGTCATCGCCGCCTGTCCTGGTGTCTTCCGACGCGCCGCCGGTGCGCGCGGCGGCACGCTCACTGGAGGCGGTCTTTGGCGTGCCCCCGGTCTATGTGCGGAGCGGGGGCAGCATTCCGGCGGTTTCCGCCTTCGACAGGACCTTGAAAGCCCCCGCGGTCCTAATGGGGTTCGGGCTGCCCGACGACAACCTGCACGCGCCTAACGAGAAGTTTGCCCTGGTGAACTTCAGGCAGGGGATTGAAGCGACTATTCGCTTCTTCCACGAGTTCGGAGGGTAG